DNA sequence from the Pectinophora gossypiella chromosome 12, ilPecGoss1.1, whole genome shotgun sequence genome:
ACCTGAATCATTTTACACAGCTTGGTCCAATATGAGTAGGATGGTAACTAAAAATCTTGTGAAGCAATCAGGACCAAGAAATGCAGAGTATTCTTTAACTGATGAAGGAATAGCTTTGGCTACTGAACTGCTAGAAGATTCAAAGAACATACCATCTATAAATGATATTGTATTCAATGGTGTGACAGCTTCTTGTCCTGTTACATGCAATGGATCTGTAGAAACTAAACTGCCAAGTAAAACCTCATCACAAAGTAGTCTAGACAGTGGGATATCTGTATCGGAGCCACAGAGGACAGTATCTGATACTGCTACTGTTGTAGAATTAACAGGTGGTTCATTTAATATAGTACTACTTATCGACAAGAATGAAACTAGTGGGTTAgtattaaaatattctttacATTATTTGATCTACAAAGTTTCAGCAGTATATTCTTTAGAATTTCTTTCACCATAATGAAGGTCTTTAGCAAACATTTGAGTAACAAACAGCAATTGTACCATTGTTATTcttttattcattaataaattaacaatactTCTTTTTCAgttccaaaaacaaaaatgatccAACAGTGGCTCAGTTTAACAAATATTCAGATTTGAAACATGAGTATAGGAGTTTAAAAGTTGGAGACTTCATGTGGGTGGCCAGGCATAAAGTCAAGAAGCAAGAATTAGTACTACCATACATCGTGGAACGAAAGAGAATGGATGATCTTGGATCTAGCATCAAAGATGGAAGATTCCATGAACAGAAATTCAGATTAAGAAAGTGTGGTGTtccaaatgttatttatttagtagaAAATTTTGGGTCTAACAAACATGTAGGGTTGCCCTTGCAGTCTCTTATGCAGGCTTTAGCTAATACAAGAGTGCATGATGGTTTTAAAATTCACATGACTAATTCCTTAGGAGATTCAGCAAGATTTTTAGCAATTATGACTAAAAGACTCACTATAGAATTTCAGGTAAAGTATCAATTGACTAGGTAGCTACTGTTTGATGTGGGTGCACTCACTTGAAAATATAATCTGTACaggttttaaaaaatactgatcAGTTGTGCTTGTGCCCCACATCAAGCTGCAGCTGACTTGTTAAATTTATGAATGTTATTTAACTTAAACAATATTAAAGTAAGCCATTTTATGTTGCAGGATAAGCAATTAATAGGAAGTAATTCAGAGTGGAAAGGTGATGAAGAACTGATGAAATTTGATTACTTCAATAAAGCTTCAATCAAGAACAAACCTCTGACAGTCACAGAGACATTTATAAAGCTGTTGTTGCAGTTGAAAGGGGTTTCCGTTGATAAAGCACTGGCCATCACCAAAGTATACAAAACCCCTCGGACTTTGATAATGGAATATGAAAAATGTAGTCGGAAAGAAGGAGAAATGCTCTTAGCCAAGATGAAGTATGGAGACTTAAACCGAAATGTAGGACCCATTGCTAGTAAAgctatttatatgttttttgtttggaGGGAATAAGCAGAATGTTTAGTTTGAATTATGTCAAGATgggttttttgtaattgtgagAGACTAAATATGATTATTctaagtattaatatgtatacaaataaTTAGCTTTCAAAATTgtgataattttataaatataaggtctgaaatcaaagaaaactttgtTTTGGTATACACCTTTATTAACGTATCTATTGACTGTGACATGAGTAAGTAGCAGTATTAAAGGATGACAGGAGAATCTTAATGTAAACCTTCCGAATATCTATCCATATATAGTTCAGATTTAAGAGCACTTTAGGATGGAATCAGCTTTTCCCAGTTTACTTAGAGCGTgctaaatcacaaaaataaaaaaaaaaaaacaatatgaaaTTGGCTTGGCACAATAAAGTCCCTATTGAGAATTGAGATTCTTATCTACTGAGATCTATTGGAAATTCGAAAATATCATTCAATTTAAACTATTGCAAACTTATAGCGAGAGCTAAGTGAGTGCAATATTATCATCAATTTTGACTAACATCGAGATTCAATGCAAACTTGATTGTGCCAAACCAATACAGGTACTACTTTAGACCCTTATTTTCATCATCACAATGTGTTTCCTTATCAGTAACACttaaaaatagtaatatacttaataactatAAACATTACAAGTTCCAGTGATTCAAAGCCAGCTGCTATTGAAAGAAAGGTGGTTGCTTTAGAAATCCTGAAAAGACACAGCAACATGGCACAGGTTTAGTGAAAACTGAGAACCACTAACACTAAATTGCACTCAAAATATCCCTAACTTCTGATATAAATCTCAAAACATTGTCAAATTTtaatactttatatttttttctactcatTGATATATCAGTTTCAATGTTTCCAAATcacaatttttgaatttttaaactTTACAATATCAACACGGTATAGGTGTGCAATCACACACAAGTCTAAGATTGACTAAGTAAACATGCAAAATTAGTGAGATAAATGCCAGATAACCAAACTAGATGGTTTCAATTTACATGTTATTTAgtagcatataaaaataatttacatttataaattcgAGAAGTTAGCTATATGACCAGCCACCTTTACCTAAATTCTCAGAGTATAAATTTACAAACTGAAACCCTGCTTAAAATATAGACATAGGAATGTCAAGTGCACTCAAaactaaaaggaaacaaaataataattctctaagcaaaacaaaatagataaaaCTTCGAGGTGCACTTACATTTTACGATTAgacttaaatatttaaagagTGTGGTAGTTCCTTTCAGTTtggtttttgtaatatttgaaTCCCATGAAGCCGATGGCGAGGAGTCCGAGTGTCAGGATGATGCCTCCAATGAAGCTGGGGCCGTCAAATCTGGAATAAAAAGTATTATGTTAGAATAGTTTAGAATATCTGTATCTGTAGCTGGTATCAGCCATCGCGGCACGGCACCCACGCCCTATATCGAGTGCTTTGAttaatagccgtacgacgtctaccCACGTAGATAGCAATCGCTGTATCTATTGGTTGGTGGCCATGCAGAGCTTGCTgtatagtcatagtcatttattgataataatcactacacgtcacagatattacaaaattcaattaaattaaaaataaaatcaaaaatttaatttaagttatttaattcaattaaaattttTATAGCGTAAAGAAAAGCAAGAGCGCCAGTGAGAATATtggaaataaaacttaataGAGGACCTCATGTTTAAGCCATTATATTGCTGTCCACAAATAAATGTTCGACTTACCCTCTAGCCTGTACCGTCGGCTTCTCGCCTTCCTTTGACGGAGCTTCAGTGGGTTTGGTTGGAGTTTCCGGTTTTGGAGTTGTCTGCTCCTTCTTATCGTGTTCCGCAGGCGTGCTGGCGGGTACAGGTGCAGGCTTATCAGTGCTCGGCTTAGCATCGGCGTCGGGTTTCCCACCCGCGTTAGGGTCAACTTTGCCTCCATCTTTGGGTTTATCATCCTTCTTGCCAGGGACATTGTTATTGTCAGCTGGCTTGTTGTCGGCTGGTTTTTCGCCTGCTGCCGGGGTGGTTTGAGATTCGTTTTTAGCTGCTGCTGTTTCATTGGCTGGCTTGGAGGCTGAAGAAGGCTTCACTTCAGCGGTAGCGGGTGGTGATCCCGCAGGGACCACGGGCGCCGCGTGATCCGCAGCGGCCGTGTTTGTCGACGAGTTCGCCGGGGTTGTTCCCGCTGGGGCTGATGCGTCTGCAAGCTTTGGTGGCGTTGCTGGTACATTTTGTGATGATGTCTGAGCTGGTGCCGCTGAAATGAAAGAAACAATaatcttaaaatatatttaggtagataatggtgGAGAAGAACTAAGGAGAATGGCTGGCCAGAACTGCAAGGCAGAGACAAGTGGAAGATGATAGAGGAGGGCTTCGTGTCTAAGAGACAAGCTATAAAGAGAACCTCTGTGCAACCATAGTTTGggtattgtttgaatatttaagtttattatgtGTAGTTTAATGTGTGTGTTAATATGTGTTGGGTGGAaggaagagggaaaccactgccctatttttccttaaaaagtagcatggagaatgctacactgacaagagcatggctctaaaattgatgatgatgatatgtaatGATTCCCGATAATAAAGGCTTGGAAATTGAGAAATGGTAGAGAAACTTCATTGTTGACAGTAGAGTTCCTGGTGTGACTATAACCTGTTATACTTACACACCTACCACAATGTGCACATGCATAACATATTGtaaatacctatttgtaccaCTATTGGCctcaggcgtcccctcaatcaactggagggggtatggagcatactcctaaTCAATGAGGTCAATCAATACATAGTGTTTGGAGAGCGAGATACCGCGGAAACTTTCCATAATTCCACATGAGTACCTAAATTGGTCCTTTCCCCAGAGTGACAAGTTCATATAATAGATATACCATCGACACAATGACAAagaagaataattaaaacacataaaaaacacacacacacatcacattaAGGAAGAATACTAATAAAATTGAATGGATAGTTATAATATGAATAGTTATAAAATGCTCTGAACTTCTGAAGCCTCTTATGTTTTTTGACCCAAAATTATATACAATCCATCCTGATTTGGCACACCAGAAAGTAAACAAATAGTTTAATTTAGTCATAGCCTAAGCAGTATTAAAAGCAGCCAtgaaaaaaggaatattgttCACTAAATATCAATTTAAGTGTTTCCATATCCtagctacctacctattattgtACAATTTTAAGTTCTGATATCATTAGAATATTTGGGTCAAGTTAGATGTTGAGGTCAGTCATTGACCTCATGAAGACGATGATCAAACAAGTCTTATGGCATTACAAAGTTCCAGCTTTCAtacaggaaaaaaataaaatgtcaataacaTACAGTAAACTGAGATTTAAAATCAGATTCCTgagaagtacctacctattgacgTCATAAGGAAGTTCCATTAAAATATGGcaatgtattttattcaaaaaggtAAAAATACATGTAAAAATACAAGTACACAATCAAATCATGAGAAAAAGCAAAATGATCTCTAATATTAAGAATAAACATGTTTGAACTCTCATTAAAAAACTGAACTAACCAGTTTTAACTGGACTAATGTTGTGGCCAGTCTAATTAACTTAATTTCCTTGACTTAACCGCTAAAAGGCtttcacataaaaaatattacattcatactgcactttttaaataaaagatttcCAGAATTGTTAATAGAAATTGACTGAATATTAAAtttgattataaattatttatttacaattctatGTATAATACTATGACTAgatattaggtttttttttattacaattgtttatttttaatatttaatttaagtgtttaattttatttaattttgacgaagcttgtgcggattttattatgtatgaattgaatatgctttcccttatttttattttattttatttattttttttaatatgaatgttggtactgacgaagcctgtggtggatttacattctgtttttttattatttatgaataaatcaaTCCTTACTTCtttatttaagtgcaataacACCTTATTAATGAGCTCACTAATAATATCTGCACTATTGTGAAACCATATCATGTTCTGTCTGCTCACCACGTAGTTATCATAATTACTAGCTACATAGATGACATGTGCATGCGATAATATTGTTGTCTTCCCCTTCATAATATAATACCAcatatacataatgtatataGTCTATATATGACACTGCTGAGGCCTCCCCTTAACCAACTGGAGGGTATAGCGCATATttcacactgctccactgcatgTTGGTGGAGGTTTACCACATACCACAATCTGCATCCCATTTTGGTTGTGGTGTACCACagtaaacttataaataaaaattttagttaTCTATTGCACTTCTTCAAAGGTTTACCGAACATTATTTCTCCGAGGAAAACAATAAACACCAACACAATGTTGAGTAATAGGAAATCAATACTTCATCTTAGGTTTAATTGCATATTCGAAATTAACCAAGTAGCTACCTAATAATTATTCCTGTTTAATTTACGGTCAAGTTAGATGATGGTAAAAACGCATTGTGTTAACAATGCTGGTTGGTGTGGCGTCTGACCTTGCTGGCTTATATCTAGATAGTGAGTTAGGTCAACCTGGATTGGCGGAAAGGTCTagacaaacaacaaaaaaattatGGCGTAACAAAGCCGTATATTTTTTCCCCATCATCAGAATGAAAAATGAATACTGGTATCGATAGACGGAACAGGAAAAGTGAAAGCAGTTATTGCATTTTCATGTCGTGAATGTCATGAGGGTTTTTCCAATAGCATTATGCTAAATACGCATAAGATGTCGTGAGAATATCCCGATCGAATTCTTTACAAGCCAGATTTTTTCAGATTACATACCTGGTGTGTTAGTAGGCGCGCTCAGGCACACAGAAAGAGATAATAAACAGATAAATACCACTTTCTTCATCTTTGTATATCGCTAATTATCAGTCTgtctattttaatattttatcaaaaattctACAAACTACGCCACGATCGTCAGCCGTTCCAAGAAAATAGTGATGTGCCAGTTGTTTTAATTACCAAAAGAAGGTGTACaatcgatcgattaaataaaattttaagtaataaaattaaataaactctGTACCTTGCcgcttaattataaaaataaatgtacattaaatattgaaTAAGCACTGAATAGATGATGGAGATAGATTTTGTAtatcttatttttatatattttttcagattttattATGTTGCCTAACTTGCTTTGTGAGCCACGTACATGTATCCGGATTTTCGATATAATGGCAGCACCAATAGCAGCgcgaacatttaaaaaaatatccgcCAAAGGTCTAACCGGAagtcattaataataatttactaaaaAAGAAATCTTAGGGTTTTGGGTTTGAATTATATTTGTTTCGTTCTTTTTATTTCGCGTtttgattttcttttgtttgttatgttttgttCGGATCTGCTAAAATCGAATGTGTATCGGATCCGATCGTAGTCCAAGAATGATGGTTAAGTAGTTAGTTACTTGGAGAAAATACGGACGCCGGATATCGGGTGTAGTATAAGCCTACTTACTTCGGTTAAGTTCGGTTCCGTAATTTCACGGACACGGATCGAATGTAGTGTGATAATTaagtaatgagggactttccaggcaacgtttcagaaaataatatagatggcgctgttcagatttaacgtgataattccctattttctcattactctgttataaaattattcaaaaatataatgtaatggcagaagcatgtatcaaaataattgttgcttgatatttggatcagattatctatagaattatgttgctacctgtaaTGCTTCtcgttattttgatcagaataataatgggtggaagatgtaggtattgtgtctgggtgtaataaaatgggtcatcatttataccaaaaaCAAGGATAAAAGATGTGCAATATATGACTGTTATCCAAGATGTACGAAGGTTAACGTGAAGGTAAacttttacagcgccatctacgtatatacatatttttttggagGGGCGTAGCCTAAAAATCCCTAATTTAGTAAACAGGTAGGTTAAGCAGTTagtaaatttttgtttgtttgtatgtatcTGAAACATCCTGTAACTAACGCAATTAATGCACAAGAGGAAGGTGAAATTAACTGAGACTTGTAATTAATTTGGTAGGTAGCGGCGGGAACGTTAATTTGCAATTCCTTTGATGTCACTGAACGTCATTGTAAGAGTAATCTGATCCGGTGACAGGGTTTTCAATCATTGGAAATCACTCGGAAAATGATCTAAGTTTGAGGAAGCGAAGAACGCTCGGTAAAAAATTTAATTAACGTTCTCTCGTTCGATtgcctttattatttttagtttatggAGTTATTCTGTTACGTAAGTAGGGTTCCGAACCTGAAAAATGGAACCCTTATGATTACTTTGTAAtgttgtctgtccgtctgtctgtcaaaaCCCTTTTTCTCCACATTTTTCTCCGGAACGCGTGtagatatcaagttgaaatgaccatgtaatatttatgtctccggtcccttgaagctgtaaaaaaatcaagtttCTAAATCAACGCAATTCCGAGATATTGCCGTTTTTTTACCCTTATTTCCGTAGTAGGGGCATCAAAACCTATGGGTACTTCCCATAGACCTGGTAAACCAATCACGACCTGtgtcgatgtatggagacaacAGTGTTATTCAATGgtagaaaaaaaatttttgcgATAACAAAGTTATTTGCAGTTGGGAGGCAAACTAATCGCAATCTATGTTGATGTACATAtaaatagtttttcaacggtAAAGTCAAAGCCTCCTATGAATTATCTTAGGTAATTTATGGATatccttataaataaataaataaatagataataaaatgcGAATAGAATATTGCTATTAATACTTATTTAACCcttttattgttattgaaaGGTTTCACAAAACCTACAAGTGTACTTAGTCATCAATATTGACCTCGACTCGACACGCCTCGTCAGTAATGAAATAGAGTAAGTATGTGAAAAATGCAAAGGTGTGTGCGAATTAGGAAATgtaatcccgactcgagatcgcaaattcgagatcccgcggatttcgggatctcgtctagttcataaaaaaatgtaaagttaggatggctgaatacaatgaaaactgcttgtttgtttgATAGTGATAGTgatgataattaaaacaaaatattatttgaaagaacacaaaaaccaatcttcaatattactaactaaataattaagttgtctttggaaatcagcataatcaaaactaAAAGGAATCTTGAATGGGATCTCgacatattatgcttcgggattgatcccgaaaaattacaCGAGATCTCGCAAGATCGGGATCCCGCAAGATCGGAATTGCATTTCCTAGTGCGAATGCAATTTTCCTACTAACTCTATCTCTGACATAGTTAGTTACTTAGCTAGGAACGTTGTCTTTGTGTTCTGGGGCAGGCATTATTACCACTCCGTGATCACTCCAACCTCGCCAAGTACCCAGATCCTACCTGTTTTGATTGATTAAATCCACAAGCTGGATTTAACTTGTGGTGCAAGGCAATCGAGTCGGGTGTTGCCCTTTAGTAGTACGTTGGGGCTTAAAAGGTTATTAAAATGTGAAGTCTCAATTTGAGGCTTTTTCAGTCTGAAAGCTTCAAGCTTTATTTATATCtaagttttaattaaacaaaatatcaaaagatgtttatgatttaattttctatttatttttatatagatatagggagtggaattccgtcttctgtatttccgaatgcatctATCTCGGTCGCTCATCTAACTACTATatatttacctactaaataaatagtagccgggacatactgcttaacgtgccttttgaagcacggatcCTCTTACTTTCGGGAAAACAGGTGAACAGTCCGCagtgtaaccaaactagggatcacaaagtgatttttgcaatATCTCTCCACCagaatttgaacccgggacctctgaatcgtgagctaaccgctcaaccactgcaccatgGAGGCCGTATGACTATAATGATACGCATCATTGAGCCTTTATTTTCATTAGTGAAACATTTCTAACAATCCCAGAGAGAAATGGATGCTTTAGACCTAACCACGTTATGATAGCCGTTTTGACttattaaagtaagtacttagagcAATTTGCTCcgtcaatatatttataaattaatttgaaacttGATGAACACAACGAAGTACAACAATTTGCTCATTTTAAATGTCAcaagataataaatcaattacaatgtcatggctaataataattataaattaattatgtataaaaaaaaatacattcaagtaattacaataaaatacaatgtcaatttttaataaaatcgtccacagaatatagctccatatccaacaaaaggttttttagACGGTGACCGAAtgatacgtcacatacctcattTTTTATACTAGTGAGTAGTTGCTCATATAACGTCGGACCGATAACGCGCGGGGTCTTAGTGGCGAGAGTGGTACGTAAGTGGTACATAAGTATAGGACAtatacaaacgaataaaataagcacaacaggcggctttattgctaaacagcaatttctgccggGATGAAAGAACATAGCTACTATGCGCCTGTGGCTACCCCTtaggagatacaggcgtgatgaaatgttatgttaaaattctAGGTATTGTTGAATTTAGTCTGGAGCTTTTCGTAACGTAAGAATAAAAACCTATAAACctaaataaacaaatcaaatatatttgttaaataaatgtaatacaaataacaggtcacaattttttttataataatactatcaaatatacaaatcaaatgaaatattattatata
Encoded proteins:
- the LOC126371231 gene encoding crossover junction endonuclease MUS81; translated protein: MEDCLITNIEGKRVTLKRRRPNPLFEDWLTELYEEAKVKKSKLELKLKEALEAISKYPLPLANGAECAVLKGFDKKLCLFLDRRIEAYNSQQTEPPPDIDSEDVTPLRRKTTRSSTGSTKPSTNIESSHNTSISSENENKSTEQLNTSSDSTGSKNKVSKTRKTYKPAFRSGGYAILITLLEQLRISPDNPSLKKNELIEKAQQHCDESFTRPKPESFYTAWSNMSRMVTKNLVKQSGPRNAEYSLTDEGIALATELLEDSKNIPSINDIVFNGVTASCPVTCNGSVETKLPSKTSSQSSLDSGISVSEPQRTVSDTATVVELTGGSFNIVLLIDKNETSGSKNKNDPTVAQFNKYSDLKHEYRSLKVGDFMWVARHKVKKQELVLPYIVERKRMDDLGSSIKDGRFHEQKFRLRKCGVPNVIYLVENFGSNKHVGLPLQSLMQALANTRVHDGFKIHMTNSLGDSARFLAIMTKRLTIEFQDKQLIGSNSEWKGDEELMKFDYFNKASIKNKPLTVTETFIKLLLQLKGVSVDKALAITKVYKTPRTLIMEYEKCSRKEGEMLLAKMKYGDLNRNVGPIASKAIYMFFVWRE
- the LOC126371331 gene encoding sialomucin core protein 24, producing the protein MKKVVFICLLSLSVCLSAPTNTPAAPAQTSSQNVPATPPKLADASAPAGTTPANSSTNTAAADHAAPVVPAGSPPATAEVKPSSASKPANETAAAKNESQTTPAAGEKPADNKPADNNNVPGKKDDKPKDGGKVDPNAGGKPDADAKPSTDKPAPVPASTPAEHDKKEQTTPKPETPTKPTEAPSKEGEKPTVQARGFDGPSFIGGIILTLGLLAIGFMGFKYYKNQTERNYHTL